The sequence below is a genomic window from Kiritimatiellia bacterium.
GAGCGCAGCGGTGTTGATCCGTTGTTTTTTGAAAATGTGCGTTGGCGCCGCCTAGGCGGGCCAAACTATTGAAGCACGGGAATGCCAATCTTGCCCAAGTATTGATAGGTCCGTTCATCATACTCCGGGGAGCGAGTCGGATCTTTTTTCTCGCCCGGTGGGACGAAGATGACCATGCCCTGGCGGTCGCGGGTCAGGAGAACGCGATGGGCATTTTGAGGAAACTTTTTGCGGCCCGCCTTTTGAGCCGCCATGTCCTTTCTCTTTGAAAATGTGATGCTTCCAGCCGCTACAGTT
It includes:
- a CDS encoding DUF2075 domain-containing protein, producing TVAAGSITFSKRKDMAAQKAGRKKFPQNAHRVLLTRDRQGMVIFVPPGEKKDPTRSPEYDERTYQYLGKIGIPVLQ